The following coding sequences are from one uncultured Desulfobacter sp. window:
- a CDS encoding ABC transporter ATP-binding protein, whose product MRPLLHVDKMTHYFGGLRAVHNYSLSVGPNQIVGLIGPNGAGKTTVFNLITGVYTPTEGRITLENESIVGLETNEIAAKGLGRTFQNLALWRHMNVLDHIKMAHYSQLTYGLLDAFFNTGKCRREETRVQENAYRLLELFDIKQHAGHLVTSLPYGAQRRVEMARAMATNPKVLFLDEPTAGMTPDELIQMIKIIRQVHRDFGVAIFLIEHRMKFVMELCQHIQTLVFGEVIAQGPPEEIQNNPQVIEAYLGKEDLT is encoded by the coding sequence ATGAGGCCTTTGCTTCATGTAGATAAAATGACCCACTATTTCGGCGGATTGCGGGCGGTCCACAATTATAGCCTTTCGGTGGGCCCCAACCAGATTGTCGGCTTAATCGGCCCCAACGGGGCCGGAAAGACAACCGTCTTCAACCTGATCACAGGGGTATATACCCCCACCGAAGGGCGTATAACCCTGGAAAATGAAAGTATAGTGGGGCTGGAAACCAACGAAATTGCAGCCAAGGGCCTTGGCAGGACATTTCAGAATCTGGCCCTCTGGCGGCACATGAATGTGCTGGACCATATCAAGATGGCCCACTATTCCCAGCTGACCTACGGCCTGTTGGACGCATTTTTCAACACGGGAAAATGCCGAAGAGAGGAGACCCGAGTCCAGGAGAATGCCTACCGGCTTCTGGAATTGTTTGATATCAAGCAGCACGCCGGCCATCTGGTGACCAGCCTTCCATACGGGGCCCAGCGCCGGGTGGAGATGGCCCGGGCCATGGCCACCAATCCCAAGGTTCTTTTTCTGGATGAGCCCACCGCAGGCATGACCCCGGACGAGCTGATCCAGATGATCAAAATTATTCGCCAGGTGCACCGGGATTTTGGGGTGGCGATATTCCTGATCGAACACCGCATGAAATTTGTGATGGAGCTATGCCAGCATATCCAGACCCTGGTGTTCGGCGAAGTGATTGCCCAGGGGCCTCCCGAAGAGATCCAGAACAACCCCCAAGTGATTGAAGCCTATCTGGGCAAGGAGGATTTGACCTGA